In Lachnospiraceae bacterium, one DNA window encodes the following:
- a CDS encoding TRAP transporter small permease, with translation MKGYKKLMDFVALVEKAVLAATMILILVLTVGNVFSRKVIHQSWSFTEELVVAIFVLITLLGAALSAREGGLVGLNLVTERLPKSCKKPVIILITLFSVVFMGILFYYGMDKVLAQLANQKRTFVLNWPEWIFWSFVPVGSVCMILHFIEYCVDECAKTDMTENNAMEKEDK, from the coding sequence ATGAAAGGGTACAAAAAGCTTATGGATTTTGTAGCGCTGGTTGAAAAAGCAGTTCTGGCAGCTACCATGATCCTGATCCTTGTACTGACAGTAGGAAACGTGTTTTCACGTAAAGTGATCCACCAGTCATGGTCTTTTACAGAGGAACTGGTGGTTGCAATTTTTGTTCTGATCACCCTTTTGGGAGCAGCGTTGTCTGCAAGAGAGGGAGGTCTGGTAGGTTTAAATCTGGTAACAGAGCGCCTGCCAAAGTCATGTAAAAAGCCGGTGATCATTCTCATCACACTTTTTTCCGTGGTTTTTATGGGAATCTTATTTTATTACGGTATGGACAAGGTGTTAGCACAGCTTGCCAACCAGAAACGGACTTTCGTATTAAACTGGCCGGAATGGATCTTCTGGTCCTTTGTTCCCGTTGGTTCCGTGTGCATGATCCTGCATTTTATTGAATATTGTGTGGATGAATGCGCAAAAACAGATATGACAGAAAATAATGCTATGGAAAAGGAGGATAAATAA
- a CDS encoding TRAP transporter large permease subunit — protein sequence MVSAVLFITFFVLLVLNVPISICLGLSSAAAILYSGTSLTIVATNIYSGISKFLLLAIPFFVLSGNIMAKAGISTRLIRFVNTCVGHRKGGIANVCIIVACFFGAISGSGPATVAALGAVLIPAMVERGGFSAPFATALMATASSIAIVIPPSIAFVVYASITGVSIGDMFMAGIVPGILMGLALIVVVMLEVHKNHVVPSNVQKASAKERLDAFKDAFWGFLMPVIILGGIYGGIFTPTEAAAVSVVYGLFVGMVIYKEVKLKDLWDILIDSAKTTGGIMLIVACASLFSFVCTRFGISAAASQLLAKVAGNQFTFLLICNVIFLIAGCFIDANSAMYIFIPIMLPVCKQLGYNVIAFGIMATVNLAIGQVTPPVGVNLFVAIGVKLKNGLQVTLQQISRAVVSMVVASIAVLLLITYIPVISTFLPAALGSAAAVENGTTTGGDSGTTATDNEDFNTIEDYSDLDWPEMTWNFTCSTTETSTWAQAGRKFGELMEQATGGKVKVDVYAADQLTGGNQSEGIQALMNGDPVQISMHSNLIYSAFDPRFNVVSLPYLFDSVETADAVLDGPAGKELVKILESYDLHCMGMAENGFRQLTNSVRPVHSVEDMKNLKLRVAGSNLLMKCYELWGADATNMNWSETYTALQQKTVDGQENPLPAIDAASVQEVQKYVSLWNANYDCLFFCINQGIYDSLTQEQQKVVDEAGRKAVAYEREINRAGDEEILDRWQAKNGVEVVKYEDLDVESFKNAAEPVTEWFINELKNQGYEDAEDLVHIFTDNAAKAAGAESNGSTTAYQVEDHSDLNWPEMTWNFTCSTTETSTWAQAGRKFGELMEQATGGKVKVDVYAADQLTGGNQSEGIQALMNGDPVQISMHSNLIYSAFDPRFNVVSLPYLFDSVEDADAKLDGEAGQKMDEILSSYGLHCMGMAENGFRQLTNSVRPVHSVEDIKNLKLRVAGSNLLMKCYELWGADATNMNWSETYTALQQKTVDGQENPLPAIDAASVQEVQKYVSLWNANYDCLFFCINQDIYDSLTPEQQAVVDECGKLAVQYEREINRAGDDEILSGWQSKNGVEVVGNDELDIDSFKAIVEPVTEWYIGELQRQGYDDAEELVAAFK from the coding sequence ATGGTAAGTGCAGTTCTTTTTATCACCTTTTTCGTTTTACTGGTTTTAAATGTTCCTATCTCTATCTGTCTGGGACTTTCATCCGCAGCAGCGATCCTGTATTCAGGAACCTCTTTAACCATTGTAGCAACTAACATTTATTCTGGTATCAGTAAATTCCTGCTTCTTGCGATCCCGTTTTTCGTATTATCCGGAAACATTATGGCAAAAGCCGGTATTTCTACCAGACTGATCCGTTTTGTTAACACCTGCGTTGGTCACAGAAAAGGTGGTATTGCAAATGTATGTATTATCGTTGCCTGCTTCTTTGGTGCGATTTCCGGTTCCGGTCCTGCAACAGTAGCAGCATTAGGCGCTGTCCTGATCCCGGCTATGGTAGAAAGAGGCGGCTTTTCAGCACCGTTCGCTACAGCATTAATGGCAACTGCCAGCTCTATTGCCATTGTCATCCCACCAAGTATTGCTTTTGTTGTATATGCTTCCATTACCGGCGTTTCCATCGGTGACATGTTCATGGCAGGTATTGTTCCGGGAATCCTTATGGGACTTGCCCTGATCGTAGTGGTAATGTTAGAAGTACACAAAAACCATGTAGTTCCATCTAATGTACAGAAGGCATCTGCAAAAGAAAGACTGGATGCGTTTAAGGATGCTTTCTGGGGATTTTTAATGCCGGTTATCATCCTGGGAGGTATTTACGGCGGCATCTTTACACCTACTGAGGCAGCAGCCGTTTCAGTTGTATATGGCCTTTTTGTAGGAATGGTAATATATAAAGAAGTAAAATTAAAAGATCTTTGGGATATCCTTATTGACTCTGCAAAGACCACCGGCGGAATCATGCTCATTGTAGCATGTGCGTCCCTGTTCTCCTTTGTATGTACCCGTTTTGGTATCTCTGCTGCAGCTTCCCAGCTGCTGGCAAAAGTAGCAGGAAATCAGTTTACTTTCTTACTGATCTGCAACGTGATATTCCTGATCGCAGGCTGCTTTATTGACGCTAACTCTGCAATGTACATTTTCATCCCGATCATGCTTCCTGTATGCAAGCAGTTAGGCTACAATGTGATCGCATTTGGTATTATGGCAACCGTCAACCTGGCAATTGGTCAGGTAACACCGCCAGTTGGCGTTAACTTGTTTGTTGCTATCGGTGTAAAGCTGAAAAATGGTTTACAGGTAACCTTACAGCAGATCTCCCGTGCAGTTGTATCTATGGTAGTGGCAAGTATCGCAGTGCTTTTACTGATCACCTATATTCCGGTAATCTCTACGTTCCTTCCGGCAGCTTTAGGAAGTGCTGCAGCAGTTGAAAATGGAACCACCACAGGCGGTGACAGCGGTACTACAGCCACAGATAATGAGGATTTTAATACCATTGAAGATTACAGTGATCTGGACTGGCCGGAAATGACCTGGAATTTCACCTGTTCCACCACAGAGACCAGTACCTGGGCACAGGCCGGCCGCAAGTTTGGTGAGTTAATGGAACAGGCAACCGGCGGAAAAGTAAAAGTAGACGTATATGCAGCAGACCAGCTGACCGGTGGCAACCAGTCTGAAGGCATCCAGGCGCTGATGAACGGAGACCCGGTACAGATCTCCATGCACAGCAATCTGATCTACTCCGCATTTGATCCACGTTTTAATGTGGTTTCTCTGCCGTATTTATTTGACTCTGTAGAAACAGCAGATGCTGTTTTAGACGGACCTGCAGGAAAAGAACTGGTAAAGATCCTGGAAAGCTATGACCTGCATTGTATGGGAATGGCAGAAAATGGTTTCCGCCAGCTGACTAACAGTGTACGTCCGGTACATTCTGTAGAAGATATGAAAAACCTGAAGCTGCGTGTAGCAGGCTCCAACCTTCTGATGAAGTGTTATGAACTCTGGGGCGCAGATGCTACCAATATGAACTGGTCTGAGACCTACACTGCCCTTCAGCAGAAGACAGTAGACGGTCAGGAAAACCCACTTCCTGCAATTGATGCAGCCAGCGTACAGGAAGTACAGAAATATGTATCTCTCTGGAATGCCAATTATGACTGCCTGTTCTTCTGTATCAATCAGGGCATTTATGACAGCCTGACCCAGGAGCAGCAGAAGGTAGTTGATGAAGCAGGCCGCAAGGCAGTTGCTTATGAGCGAGAGATAAACCGTGCCGGCGATGAGGAGATATTAGACCGCTGGCAGGCAAAGAATGGCGTAGAAGTTGTAAAGTATGAGGATCTGGATGTGGAATCCTTTAAGAATGCAGCAGAGCCTGTAACAGAATGGTTTATCAACGAATTAAAGAACCAGGGCTATGAGGATGCAGAAGATCTGGTACATATTTTCACAGATAATGCAGCGAAAGCAGCAGGTGCAGAAAGCAATGGAAGCACAACCGCTTACCAGGTAGAAGACCACAGTGACTTAAACTGGCCGGAAATGACCTGGAATTTTACCTGTTCCACCACAGAGACCAGTACCTGGGCACAGGCCGGCCGTAAATTCGGTGAGTTAATGGAACAGGCAACCGGCGGAAAAGTAAAAGTAGACGTATATGCAGCAGACCAGCTGACAGGCGGCAACCAGTCTGAAGGCATCCAGGCGCTGATGAACGGAGACCCGGTACAGATCTCCATGCACAGCAATCTGATCTACTCTGCATTTGACCCGCGTTTTAATGTGGTTTCTCTGCCATATCTTTTTGATTCTGTAGAAGATGCAGATGCAAAACTTGATGGTGAAGCAGGTCAGAAGATGGATGAGATATTATCTTCCTATGGCTTACATTGTATGGGAATGGCGGAAAATGGTTTCCGTCAGCTGACCAACAGTGTACGTCCGGTACATTCTGTAGAAGATATAAAGAATCTGAAGCTGCGTGTGGCAGGTTCCAACCTTCTGATGAAATGCTATGAGCTTTGGGGGGCAGATGCAACTAATATGAACTGGTCTGAGACCTACACTGCTCTCCAGCAGAAAACGGTAGATGGACAGGAAAACCCCCTTCCTGCAATTGACGCAGCCAGCGTACAGGAGGTGCAGAAATATGTATCTCTCTGGAATGCAAACTATGACTGCCTGTTCTTCTGTATTAATCAGGATATCTATGACAGTTTAACTCCTGAGCAGCAGGCAGTAGTAGACGAATGCGGAAAACTGGCAGTTCAGTACGAGCGCGAGATC